Proteins encoded within one genomic window of Deltaproteobacteria bacterium:
- a CDS encoding lipocalin family protein, translating into MAKIALYPLLLGLALTFLPGCRTTATQRLGAPPLTTVASVDLQRYLGTWYEIAAFPQSFQKGCTATTANYSLAPEGHIVVVNRCRRGGLEAKEDEAKGRARVVDPETNARLEVSFFRPFWGDYWIIDLGADYEYAVVGHPGRDYLWILSRQPWLEEAVYAGILERLKAQHYELERLVKTLHPPRPEAETETESEATPPEVGSPL; encoded by the coding sequence ATGGCAAAGATCGCTCTCTACCCCCTCCTCCTGGGCCTCGCGCTCACCTTCCTCCCCGGCTGCCGGACCACCGCCACCCAGCGGCTGGGCGCGCCGCCCCTCACGACCGTCGCGTCGGTGGACCTCCAGCGCTACCTCGGCACCTGGTACGAGATCGCCGCCTTCCCCCAGTCCTTCCAGAAGGGCTGCACGGCGACCACCGCCAACTACAGCCTGGCGCCCGAGGGGCACATCGTGGTGGTGAACCGCTGCCGCCGCGGCGGGCTCGAGGCGAAGGAGGACGAGGCGAAGGGCCGGGCGCGCGTCGTCGACCCGGAGACCAACGCCCGCCTGGAGGTCAGCTTCTTCCGGCCCTTCTGGGGCGACTACTGGATCATCGACCTGGGCGCCGACTACGAGTACGCCGTCGTCGGGCACCCCGGCCGCGACTACCTCTGGATCCTCTCCCGGCAGCCCTGGCTGGAGGAGGCGGTCTACGCCGGCATCCTCGAGCGGCTGAAGGCGCAGCACTACGAGCTCGAGCGGCTGGTGAAGACCCTCCACCCGCCCCGGCCCGAGGCCGAGACCGAGACCGAGTCAGAGGCCACACCCCCCGAGGTCGGCTCGCCGCTCTAG
- a CDS encoding DUF6151 family protein codes for MPTEIPLKCRCGAMTGVATNVKELYRIVCYCRWCQAYAKHLGREDELLDAQQGTHVYQFAPSQIRLLTGQEHLRCLRLTAKGAMRFHAQCCQTPIANTVEQAWVPWLGMPHLFLDGEREPGFGPVRYRVHGRHAKDPHPAAHPKGSASLVLKTLAGMSLDYLRGNAWPSPFFDRASKKPVVDPRILRDDERAAIGLR; via the coding sequence ATGCCCACCGAGATCCCCCTGAAGTGCCGCTGCGGCGCGATGACCGGCGTCGCGACGAACGTGAAGGAGCTCTACCGGATCGTCTGCTACTGCCGGTGGTGCCAGGCCTACGCGAAGCACCTCGGCCGGGAGGACGAGCTCCTCGACGCGCAGCAGGGCACCCACGTCTACCAGTTCGCGCCCTCGCAGATCCGGCTGCTCACCGGGCAGGAGCACCTGCGCTGCCTGCGCCTCACCGCGAAGGGGGCGATGCGCTTCCACGCCCAGTGCTGCCAGACCCCCATCGCCAACACGGTGGAGCAGGCCTGGGTGCCCTGGCTGGGGATGCCCCACCTCTTCCTGGACGGCGAGCGCGAGCCGGGCTTCGGGCCGGTGCGCTACCGGGTCCACGGCCGGCACGCGAAGGATCCCCACCCCGCGGCGCACCCCAAGGGGTCGGCCTCCCTCGTCCTGAAGACCCTGGCCGGGATGTCCCTGGACTACCTGCGGGGCAACGCCTGGCCCTCGCCCTTCTTCGATCGCGCCTCGAAGAAGCCGGTGGTCGATCCCCGGATCCTGCGCGACGACGAGCGCGCCGCGATCGGCCTGCGCTAG
- a CDS encoding phosphodiester glycosidase family protein — MRTLRPLPGLLLVLLAALAPASPARAVSLSLQSESSPEPGLTVRHYRTSSPSTRMWVALVDLCSDRVHVDATFAPDGLQTTGAWASSQGAVLAVNGDFYKTGPRVYGQAVGRGVPWPLEQTGTDPAYGSEWFYEKYGWIAFGPDWVEYSHSKRVKRNGGPATGFSPGRVTAEVPPGTLALVSGFPELVVDGAPVTCSSPTASDCFPDRSDMRTRHPRTAMGITADRQTLILLVVDGRTSLSAGMYGAELAEVMGKLGAHVAFNLDGGGSSQMWQEGAGYLNDAKGNNGGGSYRAVANHWGVFAGSGTGKRRRPGHCASRPPCKVLGPGGGTVDEQGSCFQAFGPSQYWREVDGSGEGGHLRWTNAFRSDLPSNWAWWQLHPEQAGRYRVEVSTDPAYAVYADTPYLLHTAAGDHAIVQDQTLGSGGWVSLGSFEFGAGRGQFLAVYDNAEVSVPADQHIMADAVRLTPDPLEPPPEPDPPAEDPPAGDPPGVTDPPAEDPPPGEPPVEDPAADPLDPSDPPRDDGAFTGAGTAGCSTSGAPGSALALVLLALLALRFSFAPRTQPL, encoded by the coding sequence ATGCGAACCCTGCGCCCGCTCCCTGGCCTCCTCCTCGTCCTCCTCGCGGCGCTGGCGCCCGCCTCCCCGGCCCGGGCGGTGAGCCTGAGCCTGCAGAGCGAGAGCAGCCCGGAGCCCGGCCTCACCGTCCGCCACTACCGGACCAGCAGCCCGAGCACCCGGATGTGGGTGGCCCTGGTCGACCTCTGCAGCGACCGGGTCCACGTCGACGCGACCTTCGCCCCGGACGGCCTGCAGACCACCGGCGCCTGGGCCAGCAGCCAGGGCGCCGTGCTGGCGGTGAACGGCGACTTCTACAAGACCGGGCCGCGGGTCTACGGCCAGGCCGTCGGCCGCGGCGTGCCCTGGCCCCTCGAGCAGACCGGCACCGATCCCGCCTACGGCTCGGAGTGGTTCTACGAGAAGTACGGGTGGATCGCCTTCGGCCCGGACTGGGTGGAGTACAGCCACTCGAAGCGGGTGAAGCGAAACGGCGGCCCCGCCACCGGCTTCTCGCCCGGCCGGGTCACCGCCGAGGTGCCCCCGGGGACCCTGGCCCTGGTCAGCGGCTTCCCGGAGCTGGTGGTCGACGGCGCGCCGGTGACGTGCTCGAGCCCGACCGCGAGCGACTGCTTCCCCGATCGCTCGGACATGCGAACCCGCCACCCGCGCACCGCGATGGGGATCACGGCCGATCGCCAGACCCTCATCCTGCTGGTGGTCGATGGACGCACCAGCCTCTCGGCCGGGATGTACGGGGCCGAGCTGGCCGAGGTGATGGGGAAGCTCGGCGCCCACGTCGCCTTCAACCTCGACGGCGGCGGCTCCAGCCAGATGTGGCAGGAGGGCGCGGGCTACCTGAACGACGCGAAGGGGAACAACGGCGGCGGCTCCTACCGGGCGGTCGCCAACCACTGGGGCGTCTTCGCCGGCAGCGGCACCGGCAAGCGGCGGCGGCCCGGCCACTGCGCCAGCCGCCCCCCCTGCAAGGTCCTCGGCCCCGGGGGCGGGACCGTCGACGAGCAGGGTTCCTGCTTCCAGGCCTTCGGCCCCAGCCAGTACTGGCGGGAGGTCGATGGCTCGGGCGAGGGCGGCCACCTGCGCTGGACGAACGCCTTCCGCTCCGACCTGCCGAGCAACTGGGCCTGGTGGCAGCTGCACCCCGAGCAGGCGGGCCGCTACCGGGTGGAGGTGAGCACCGATCCGGCCTACGCGGTCTACGCCGACACCCCCTACCTCCTGCACACCGCCGCCGGCGATCACGCCATCGTCCAGGACCAGACCCTGGGCAGCGGCGGCTGGGTCTCCCTGGGCAGCTTCGAGTTCGGGGCCGGCCGGGGTCAGTTCCTCGCGGTCTACGACAACGCCGAGGTCAGCGTCCCCGCCGACCAGCACATCATGGCCGACGCCGTGCGGCTCACCCCCGATCCGCTCGAGCCGCCGCCGGAGCCCGATCCCCCGGCCGAGGATCCGCCCGCCGGGGACCCTCCGGGGGTGACCGATCCTCCGGCCGAGGATCCTCCGCCCGGCGAGCCCCCGGTCGAGGATCCGGCGGCCGACCCCCTCGATCCCTCCGATCCTCCGCGGGACGACGGCGCCTTCACCGGCGCCGGCACCGCGGGCTGCAGCACCAGCGGCGCGCCCGGGAGCGCGCTCGCCCTCGTCCTCCTCGCGCTCCTGGCGCTGCGCTTCTCGTTTGCACCCAGGACGCAGCCACTCTAG
- a CDS encoding archaemetzincin yields the protein MPEAPASSRQGALFSRRGLLAITFLCTLVLLLGGVATLKRRSAAAAGLARKPKKHAAAALRHEALGPPYDELKPLFLAMGAPIPGDWLYEHSEPGQPVAEYLASNPRRPTPERRTLYLQPIGDFDETQQRLIDDTLRWTEAFFGLPTKLLPPIPLSAVPEEARRVHPSWGVKQLDARFLLNDLLLPRIPADAMAYLGLTTVDLFPEPSWNFVFGMASYRQGVGVWSIARFGDPSESEEAYRDTLMSTAATATHEIFHMFSVSHCVAWECLENGSNSLDESEGRPIHLCPSCLKKLCWSTDCELTARFERMEQLSKQLGFTFEARYYRKALIKLGAAPPDSLPPYVPPDPEPEPAAPPAPAEEAAP from the coding sequence ATGCCTGAGGCGCCGGCCAGCAGCCGCCAGGGCGCGCTCTTCTCGCGGCGGGGCCTGCTGGCCATCACCTTCCTGTGCACCCTCGTCCTGCTCCTCGGGGGGGTGGCCACGCTGAAGCGCCGGAGCGCCGCCGCCGCGGGCCTCGCGCGCAAGCCGAAGAAGCACGCGGCGGCCGCGCTGCGCCATGAGGCTCTCGGCCCGCCCTACGACGAGCTCAAGCCCCTCTTCCTGGCGATGGGCGCCCCCATCCCGGGCGACTGGCTCTACGAGCACTCCGAGCCCGGCCAGCCGGTGGCCGAGTACCTCGCCTCGAACCCCCGGCGCCCCACCCCCGAGCGCCGCACCCTCTACCTGCAGCCCATCGGCGACTTCGACGAGACCCAGCAGCGGCTCATCGACGACACCCTGCGGTGGACCGAGGCCTTCTTCGGCCTGCCGACTAAGCTGCTGCCGCCCATCCCCCTCTCGGCCGTCCCGGAGGAGGCAAGGCGCGTCCATCCCAGCTGGGGCGTGAAGCAGCTCGACGCCCGCTTCCTGCTCAACGACCTGCTCCTCCCCCGGATCCCCGCCGACGCCATGGCCTACCTCGGCCTGACCACCGTGGACCTCTTCCCCGAGCCGAGCTGGAACTTCGTCTTCGGGATGGCCAGCTACCGCCAGGGGGTTGGGGTCTGGTCCATCGCCCGCTTCGGTGATCCCTCCGAGAGCGAGGAGGCCTACCGCGACACCCTGATGAGCACGGCGGCCACCGCCACCCACGAGATCTTCCACATGTTCTCGGTCTCGCACTGCGTCGCCTGGGAGTGCCTCGAGAACGGCAGCAACAGCCTGGACGAGTCGGAGGGCCGCCCGATCCACCTCTGCCCTTCCTGCCTGAAGAAGCTCTGCTGGAGCACCGACTGCGAGCTCACCGCCCGCTTCGAGCGGATGGAGCAGCTCTCCAAGCAGCTCGGCTTCACCTTCGAGGCCCGCTACTACCGCAAGGCCCTGATCAAGCTCGGCGCCGCGCCCCCCGACTCGCTGCCCCCCTACGTCCCGCCCGATCCCGAGCCGGAGCCCGCGGCGCCGCCGGCGCCGGCGGAGGAGGCGGCGCCGTGA